The genome window CAGCCCATCCGGAAATTATACGGTCATGATTTCCGCTTCTTTCTGGGTGACCATCTTATCGATGTCAACCACGCTGCGATCCGTCAGCTTCTGGACGTCATCCTGCGAACGACGCTCGTCGTCTTCGGAGATTTCCTTGTCCTTGACCAGCTTCTTCAATGCTTCGTTGGCTTCACGGCGCAGATTGCGCACAGCCACCTTGGCATCTTCGCCTTCGCTACGGACCACTTTGGTCAGATCGCGGCGGCGCTCTTCGGTCAAAGCGGGCATCGGAACGCGGATGGTGTCGCCCATCGAAATGGGATTCAAGCCCAGATCGGATTCGCGAATCGCCTTTTCGATGGGGCCGGCCATTTGCTTCTCGTAGGGTTGCACGCTGATGGTGCGAGCGTCCACGAGGTTCACGTTGGCAACTTGACCAACGGGCACGGGCGAACCGTAGTAGTCGACCTGAACGTGATCCAGGATACCCGTGTGGGCACGGCCCGTACGGATCTTGCCCAGGTTGATCTTGAGCGTTTCAAGCGACTTGGCCATTCTGGCCTCGGCGGATTTGCGGATTTCTGCGGCGCTCATGAAATTTCCTTTTCTTTAGACGTGTACCAACGTGCCTTCGTCTTCGCCACTGACGACTCGCTTGAGTGCGCCGGACTTATTGATCGAAAACACTTTGATCGGCAGTTTCTGGTCACGGCACAGCGCGAACGCGGTGGCGTCCATGACTTCCAGACGGCGGACAATCGCTTCGTCGAAGCTGATGCGCGCATAGCGCGTAGCGGTGGGGTCCTTATTGGGGTCCGCGCTATAGATGCCGTCCACCTTGGTGGCTTTCAACACGATCTCCGCACCGATTTCAGCGCCGCGCAGGGCGGCGGCGGTATCGGTCGTGAAGAAGGGGTTGCCAGTACCCGCGGCGAAGATCACAACCTTGCCCTCTTCGAGGTAACGCAGGGCCTTCGGGCGGATGTAGGGTTCGACGACCTGATCGATATTCAGGGCCGATTGTACGCGGGTGTCGATACCCTTGTGCTTGAGCGCGTCTTGCAAGGCAAGCGCGTTCATGATGGTGGCCATCATGCCCATGTAGTCGGCGGTTGCGCGGTCCATGCCCTGCGCACCCGGGGCGACGCCACGGAAGATGTTGCCTCCGCCGATGACAATGGCCAATTCGACGCCTGTGGCGGCGACTTCGGCGATCTCATCAGTCATGCGGACGATGGTGGCGCGATTGATGCCAAATGCATCATCGCCCATCAGCGCCTCGCCGGAAAGTTTGAGAAGAACCCGTTTGTATGCTCTGCTGCTCATAGGTGATATCCCGAGGAACAATCCGACGAAAGTGTAAGACAAGAATGGGGGAACTCCCCATCGCCGCACCCGCTACGCGAGTTAGAGGCCTGCCCAGAGTGGGGGTTCACCTTGGGCTGGCCCTGCGGCGAAAAGGCCGGACTAGAATTTAATCTAGCGCCGGCCTTTTGGCACTATACCCTGGGGTTAGGCGCGGCCGGCGGCGGCTGCGGCAACCTCAGCGGCGAAGTCGCTGGTCTTCTTCTCGATACCTTCGCCGACAACGAACAGCACGAACTTGCTGACCGAAGCGCCCTTTTCCTTCAGGTGTTGTTCGACCGTGTGCTTGTCGCTCTTGACGAACGGCTGCGACATCAGCGTCACTTCCTTCAGGAACTTGACAACCGAACCTTCGACCATCTTGGCGACGATTTCAGCCGGCTTGCCCGATTCGGCAGCCTTCTGTTCGGCGACCGAGCGTTCGGCGGCGATGTCGGCGGGGTTCACGCCGTCGGCGTTCAGTGCCTTGGGCTTGGTGGCGGCAATGTGCATTGCCAGATCCTTGCCCACTTCTTCGGCGCCAGTGTATTCCACCAGCACGCCAATCTTGCCGCCGTGCACGTAGCTGGCCAGCGCGTTCGGCGTTTCGATGCGCTCGAAACGGCGGATCGAGACGTTTTCGCCGATCTTGCCGATCAGGGCGGTACGGGTCGATTCAACAGTGCCTTCACCGAAAGGCAGTGCCGACAGAGCGGCCACATCGGCCGGGTTCTGCGTGGCAACCAGTTCAGCCAGCTTGTTCACGAAGCCGACGAAGTCGTCGTTCTTGGCGACGAAGTCGGTTTCGCAGTTGATTTCGATGACGGCGCCTTGCTTGGCGTCGGCGGAGATGAACAGACCAACCAGGCCTTCAGCGGTAACGCGGGCAGCAGCCTTGCTGGCCTTGTTGCCCAGCTTGACGCGCAGGATTTCTTCGGCGCGGACCAGATCGCCGTCGGCTTCCGTCAGGGCCTTCTTGCACTCCATCATGGGCGCGTCAGTCTTTTCGCGCAGTTCCTTGACCAGGGCAGCGGTAATTTCAGCCATGTTTGCTCCAATTTTTGCTAAGACACGCCCCGGGCGGACCGGGGCAGTGATTTGATTCGATGGGACGCCCGCAATTAGCGGGCCAGGAAGATGGGAGCCCACCTTCGCAGTGCCGGCGAGGCGGGAGCGGACGGATATTCCAGCCGCTCCCTGTTACTCACCGCCGGACATGACAGCAGGCTTAGGCCTGGTTGTCCTGCACTTCGACGAACTCTTCCTGACCTTCACCCAGCTCTTCGACCAGACCATTCATGTTCTGTTCGCGGCCTTCCAGCACGGCGTCAGCGATGCCCTTGGCGTACAGCGCGATGGCCTTGGCCGAGTCATCGTTACCCGGGATGACGTAGTCGATGCCATCCGGCGAGTGGTTGGTGTCAACCACAGCGACGACGGGGATACCCAGCGTCTTGGCTTCGGCGATGGCAATCTTGTGATAGCCGACGTCGATGACGAACATGGCGTCGGGCAGACCGTTCATGTCCTTGATGCCGCCGATGGCCTTGTTCAGCTTGTCCAGCTCGCGCTGGAACAACAGGCCTTCCTTCTTGATCATGCGTTCAGCGCCGCCTTCGGCAACGATGACTTCCATGTCTTTCAGGCGCTTGACCGAGGTCTTGACCGTCTTGAAGTTGGTCAGCATGCCGCCGAGCCAGCGGGCGTCGACGAAGGGCATGCCGCAACGGGCGGCTTCGGAGGCAACCAGATCACGCGCAGCGCGCTTGGTGCCAACGAACAGGATGTTGCCGCCGCGAGCAGCCAGCTGCTTCACGAACTTGGTGGCTTCCTGGTACTTATCAACCGTCTTTTCCAGGTTGATGATGTGAATCTTGTTGCGGTGACCGAAGATGTACTGAGCCATCTTGGGGTTCCAGTAACGGGTTTGGTGACCAAAGTGGACACCCGCTTCCAGCATTTCGCGCATCAAAGACATGTAATTCTCCAAGGGTTGATTTCTTGCGCCGCACCTGCATCAGCATCTGGCTGACACCCTGGGTGGTGTTGCGCGCGATTTCCCGCAACATGCGGGATGGACAAAATTTTAACCGGGCCGACCGATCACTGCCGCAATGATGCTGCTGCGATAAACCCAGACGGCCGCCACGACTAGAGCCCTGCACTGCTCGCTTGCACGGCGCTTAGTGTCAGACACTCCAGGAATTTCCTGGAAGTTTCTGGCGGGTTTCCCCGCAGTTGGCAGCACGGTTAACCATGCTGCGACTCACCAAGCGCACCCGGACCTGTTTTGTTGGCAGCGAAATCCAGCTCTTCGCGCAGTGGCCTTACAGCCCCGCGCGCATCAGACAATCGGGGCATTTCTTAAGAAAACACAAGTGTTTTCAAGAACTTAATCCGACATCCATACCGAACCTGCATCGCCGCTCAAAAACATGACCGGGCTTACAAGCACGCCGTGCCCCAGCTTTGAGTAAGACCCATGACACCTGCCTGACTTTGGCGAGCGTTGCCCCAACAATTGCTCCCAAATTTGCCCCAACAGTCCTACTACCAGACGCTGGCAACCTGCCCGATTTCGCTCCACAACCTTCGCTTGCGGTGAAACTTCAGGGCTTGCTGCCGATCTCATGAAAGGATCGTTGGCACTATCTTGAGCGCGGCCATTGGCGCTAAACACTTACCAAGGAAGGAAAGGGATCAAAAGCCCAACCCGCCACCGGAATCGGCTCTTGCCGTAACCCGATTGCTCCCCAAATTTTTAGGGAAGCCTATAATTCTACTATTCTTTCAAGCAGACATTCAAGCGAGAGATCGTCAAGTTACTCCATGGGCACAATTACCAATCCGGCCGACCTGGCCAAGATGCGCGCAGCCTGCCAGGATGCCGCCAAGGTTCTCGACTTCATTACCCCCTACGTCAAGCCGGGTGTGACCACCGGAGAGCTGGATCGGCTCTGCCTGGAATACCTGACCGATGTGCTGCACGTGAAGTCGGCCACCGTGGGCTACGCCCCGCCCGGCTACCCGCCCTTCACGGGCGCCATCTGTACGTCCGTGAATCATCAAGTGTGCCACGGCATCCCGGGCGACAAGGTGCTGAAGAACGGTGACTCACTGAATATTGACGTCACCATTATCAAGGATGGCTGGTTTGGCGACACCAGCCGCATGTACGCCGTGGGCGAACAGTCCATCTTGGCCCGCCGCCTGACCGACATCACCTTTGAGTGCATGTGGAAAGGCATCCAGCAGGTAAAGAACGGCGCTACGTTGGGCGACATCGGCAACGCCATCCAGAAACACGCGGAATCCAACGGTTTTTCAGTGGTGCGCGAGTTCTGTGGGCACGGTATTGGCCAGCGCTTCCATGAAGACCCGCAAGTGCTGCATTATGGCAAGCCCGGCACCGGCGTGAAATTGGTGACAGGGATGCTGTTCACGATTGAACCCATGATCAATGCCGGGCGCCGCGAAATCCGCCAATTGTCCGATGGCTGGACGGTTGTTACGCGCGACCACAGCCTGTCCGCGCAATGGGAGCATGCTGTCTGTGTAACCGAAACCGGTTACGAAGTGCTGACCCTGTCGCCCGGCATGCCCCCGCCGCCGGCTTTCATCACCGAACCCATCATCATCCCCGCCGTCTGAGGCCCTGCCGCACGCCACCATGACCGCCGAATACCTCAGCTCCCTGCGCGAACGCATTCAGCAATCCCGGCGGGCCGCGGTGGCCCAGTTCCGAGAGCACGAACGCCCGGACACCCTGCTGTCTGAATTACGCCGTATCGTCGACGCCGCTCTGCGCGATCTGGTCAAGCATTACCCGCTTCCGGCCGGCGCCACGCTCGCAGCAGTTGGCGGTTATGGCCGAGGCGAACTCTACCCGCACTCCGACGTTGATCTGCTGATTCTGCTGCCGCAGGTCCCCAGCCGCGAAGACGAGACCGCCATCGAGCAACTGGTGGCGTCGCTGTGGGACCTGGGGCTGGAGCCCGGCCATAGCGTGCGCACCATTGAAGACTGCGAGCGCGAGGCCGACGCTGACATCACGGTGGAAACCGCGTTGCTGGAATCCCGCTGGCTGGCGGGCAGCCGGTCGCTGATGAAGAAATTCGACGCCGCCACCAAATCGCGCCTGGACCCCCGCGCTTTCTTCCGCGCCAAACGCGTGGAAATGCAGCAGCGCCATGCGCGGTACCACGATACCCCCTACGCGCTGGAACCGAACTGCAAGGAATCACCCGGCGGACTGCGCGACCTGCAAGTCATTATGTGGATGGCGCGAGCCGCCGGATTCGGAGACAGCTGGCGCTCGGTGGCGCAAGCGGGCCTTTTGACATCGTCCGAAGCGCGCGACCTGCGCAAGGCCGAGCAAGCCTTCAAGCGCCTGCGCATCGAATTGCATTTGCTGTCAAACCGCCGCGAAGACCGCGTTCTGTTTGACC of Achromobacter seleniivolatilans contains these proteins:
- the frr gene encoding ribosome recycling factor, with translation MSAAEIRKSAEARMAKSLETLKINLGKIRTGRAHTGILDHVQVDYYGSPVPVGQVANVNLVDARTISVQPYEKQMAGPIEKAIRESDLGLNPISMGDTIRVPMPALTEERRRDLTKVVRSEGEDAKVAVRNLRREANEALKKLVKDKEISEDDERRSQDDVQKLTDRSVVDIDKMVTQKEAEIMTV
- the pyrH gene encoding UMP kinase — its product is MSSRAYKRVLLKLSGEALMGDDAFGINRATIVRMTDEIAEVAATGVELAIVIGGGNIFRGVAPGAQGMDRATADYMGMMATIMNALALQDALKHKGIDTRVQSALNIDQVVEPYIRPKALRYLEEGKVVIFAAGTGNPFFTTDTAAALRGAEIGAEIVLKATKVDGIYSADPNKDPTATRYARISFDEAIVRRLEVMDATAFALCRDQKLPIKVFSINKSGALKRVVSGEDEGTLVHV
- the tsf gene encoding translation elongation factor Ts, with the translated sequence MAEITAALVKELREKTDAPMMECKKALTEADGDLVRAEEILRVKLGNKASKAAARVTAEGLVGLFISADAKQGAVIEINCETDFVAKNDDFVGFVNKLAELVATQNPADVAALSALPFGEGTVESTRTALIGKIGENVSIRRFERIETPNALASYVHGGKIGVLVEYTGAEEVGKDLAMHIAATKPKALNADGVNPADIAAERSVAEQKAAESGKPAEIVAKMVEGSVVKFLKEVTLMSQPFVKSDKHTVEQHLKEKGASVSKFVLFVVGEGIEKKTSDFAAEVAAAAAGRA
- the rpsB gene encoding 30S ribosomal protein S2; this translates as MSLMREMLEAGVHFGHQTRYWNPKMAQYIFGHRNKIHIINLEKTVDKYQEATKFVKQLAARGGNILFVGTKRAARDLVASEAARCGMPFVDARWLGGMLTNFKTVKTSVKRLKDMEVIVAEGGAERMIKKEGLLFQRELDKLNKAIGGIKDMNGLPDAMFVIDVGYHKIAIAEAKTLGIPVVAVVDTNHSPDGIDYVIPGNDDSAKAIALYAKGIADAVLEGREQNMNGLVEELGEGQEEFVEVQDNQA
- the map gene encoding type I methionyl aminopeptidase produces the protein MGTITNPADLAKMRAACQDAAKVLDFITPYVKPGVTTGELDRLCLEYLTDVLHVKSATVGYAPPGYPPFTGAICTSVNHQVCHGIPGDKVLKNGDSLNIDVTIIKDGWFGDTSRMYAVGEQSILARRLTDITFECMWKGIQQVKNGATLGDIGNAIQKHAESNGFSVVREFCGHGIGQRFHEDPQVLHYGKPGTGVKLVTGMLFTIEPMINAGRREIRQLSDGWTVVTRDHSLSAQWEHAVCVTETGYEVLTLSPGMPPPPAFITEPIIIPAV